In a genomic window of Halostella litorea:
- a CDS encoding threonine aldolase family protein: MIDLRSDTVTTPDEAMREAAATAEVGDDVYGEDPTVNELERRAAEAVGTEAALYVPTGTMGNQVAARTHAERGQEALVERESHVYKWELGGFAQLSGLQVRTLDGGDRGVPTPEQVREGYVEEDLHRPGTGLLSLENTHNSKGGVAIAPEKIDAAAEAAHDLGVPVHLDGARLFNAATALDVPAARIVEPVDSVMFCLSKGLGAPVGSMLAGSEAFVERARRNRKLFGGGMRQAGVIAGPGLEALDNVDRLADDHENARLLAEGLDAVDGLSVQPPETNIVLVDVAGAGTDAEEFLSFCETEGVLGSAFGETTVRFCTHLDVDRGDVEAAVERVGAAL, from the coding sequence ATGATAGACCTGCGGAGCGACACGGTGACGACGCCCGACGAGGCGATGCGCGAGGCCGCCGCGACGGCCGAGGTGGGCGACGACGTGTACGGCGAGGACCCGACGGTGAACGAACTGGAGCGCCGCGCGGCCGAGGCGGTCGGCACGGAGGCGGCGCTGTACGTCCCGACGGGGACGATGGGCAACCAGGTCGCGGCCCGCACCCACGCCGAGCGCGGGCAGGAGGCGCTCGTCGAGCGCGAGAGCCACGTGTACAAGTGGGAACTCGGCGGCTTCGCGCAGCTCTCGGGCCTGCAGGTGCGGACGCTCGACGGCGGCGACCGCGGCGTGCCGACGCCCGAACAGGTCCGCGAGGGGTACGTCGAGGAGGACCTCCACCGCCCCGGCACCGGCCTGCTCTCCCTGGAGAACACGCACAACAGCAAGGGTGGGGTCGCCATCGCGCCCGAGAAGATCGACGCCGCCGCCGAGGCGGCCCACGACCTCGGCGTGCCGGTCCACCTCGACGGGGCGCGGCTGTTCAACGCGGCGACGGCGCTCGACGTGCCCGCCGCGCGGATCGTCGAACCGGTCGACTCCGTCATGTTCTGCCTCTCGAAGGGGCTGGGCGCGCCCGTCGGGTCGATGCTCGCGGGGAGCGAGGCCTTCGTCGAGCGCGCCCGCCGCAACCGGAAGCTGTTCGGCGGCGGGATGCGCCAGGCCGGCGTGATCGCCGGGCCGGGGCTCGAAGCGCTGGACAACGTCGACCGCCTCGCCGACGACCACGAGAACGCCCGGCTGCTCGCCGAGGGGCTCGACGCCGTCGACGGCCTGTCGGTCCAGCCGCCCGAGACGAACATCGTGCTCGTCGACGTGGCCGGCGCGGGGACGGACGCCGAGGAGTTCCTCTCGTTCTGCGAGACGGAGGGCGTGCTGGGGTCGGCGTTCGGCGAGACGACCGTCCGGTTCTGTACGCACCTGGACGTCGACCGCGGGGACGTGGAGGCAGCCGTCGAGCGCGTCGGAGCGGCGCTGTAA
- a CDS encoding DUF7859 family protein produces MASVDPFIVLIVGGLLALIFFLYLMVRRTLKGFQEGVDDGRR; encoded by the coding sequence ATGGCTTCGGTCGACCCGTTTATCGTCCTCATCGTCGGCGGGCTGTTGGCGCTTATCTTCTTTCTGTACCTGATGGTCCGCCGCACCCTCAAGGGGTTCCAGGAGGGCGTCGACGACGGGCGACGGTAG
- a CDS encoding ArsR/SmtB family transcription factor — translation MADLLPSTSDASASENADPRVVGVDSDDADDVLAALSSETARQLLAALHDDPATPSALADAVDTSLQNTQYHLEKLEGAEVVEVVDTVYSEKGREMNVYAPADQPLVLFAGQEEETSSLKTALSRLLGGVGVVAAASIALQNLVGNTPITPPGTGGGGGGERGGGAAPADADGGNDVGFTSADGNATVSPTETTTGDDVGIMGETTEATDATDTTVELTRTTVDAAGDTVTDQAVATDATTTAANETVRNANETVAANDTAASALDMGLNGGIPPGLLLFAAGVIVVTVWVFFRHVDR, via the coding sequence ATGGCCGACCTCCTGCCCTCCACCTCGGACGCGTCTGCGTCCGAGAACGCGGACCCCCGGGTCGTCGGCGTCGACAGCGACGACGCCGACGACGTCCTCGCCGCCCTCTCCTCGGAGACCGCCCGCCAGTTGCTCGCCGCCCTCCACGACGACCCCGCGACGCCCTCGGCGCTCGCCGACGCCGTCGACACGTCGCTCCAGAACACGCAGTACCACCTCGAAAAGCTCGAAGGGGCCGAGGTCGTCGAAGTCGTCGACACCGTCTACTCCGAGAAGGGCCGCGAGATGAACGTGTACGCCCCCGCCGACCAGCCGCTGGTCCTCTTCGCCGGGCAGGAGGAGGAGACGTCCTCGCTGAAGACGGCGCTCTCCCGGCTGCTCGGCGGCGTCGGGGTCGTCGCGGCCGCCAGCATCGCGCTCCAGAACCTCGTCGGCAACACCCCGATCACCCCCCCCGGAACCGGCGGTGGCGGGGGCGGCGAGCGCGGCGGCGGTGCCGCCCCGGCCGACGCCGACGGCGGGAACGACGTCGGCTTCACGTCCGCCGACGGCAACGCCACCGTGTCGCCCACCGAGACCACGACCGGGGACGACGTGGGGATCATGGGTGAAACCACCGAGGCGACCGACGCGACCGACACCACGGTCGAGTTGACGCGGACGACGGTCGACGCGGCGGGGGACACGGTCACGGACCAGGCCGTCGCCACGGACGCGACGACGACCGCGGCGAACGAGACGGTCAGGAACGCGAACGAGACCGTCGCCGCCAACGACACCGCCGCGTCCGCGCTCGACATGGGGCTGAACGGCGGGATACCGCCCGGCCTCCTGCTGTTTGCCGCCGGCGTCATCGTCGTGACGGTGTGGGTGTTCTTCCGCCACGTCGACCGCTGA
- a CDS encoding metallophosphoesterase: protein MIVVCSDTHSGRDHELTDHMVAAVRRADLVVHAGDFTTVAVLDALQAESDRLFAVHGNADGPGVRDRLPAARTFDVGGRTVALTHRRDGGATGLAMFGRSRDADLVVSGHTHRPSVSQADDVTLLNPGSYADPRGNRPGYAELERDGDALRGRLLEPDGTVVETFVVG from the coding sequence GTGATAGTCGTCTGCTCGGACACGCACAGCGGGAGGGACCACGAACTGACCGACCACATGGTGGCGGCCGTCCGCCGGGCCGACCTGGTCGTCCACGCGGGCGATTTCACCACCGTGGCGGTGCTCGACGCCCTGCAGGCCGAGAGCGACCGGCTGTTCGCCGTCCACGGCAACGCCGACGGTCCCGGGGTGCGCGACCGGCTCCCGGCGGCGCGGACGTTCGACGTCGGCGGTCGCACGGTCGCGCTCACCCATCGACGCGACGGCGGGGCGACGGGGCTGGCGATGTTCGGTCGCTCGCGGGACGCTGACCTGGTCGTCTCCGGGCACACGCACCGACCCTCAGTGTCGCAGGCGGACGACGTGACGCTGCTGAACCCGGGGAGCTACGCCGACCCGCGGGGCAACCGGCCGGGGTACGCGGAGCTAGAGCGGGACGGGGACGCGCTCCGCGGGCGGCTACTGGAGCCGGACGGGACGGTGGTCGAGACGTTCGTCGTCGGATAA
- a CDS encoding cation diffusion facilitator family transporter, with protein MASSKSVVLAALVANGAIAVMKFLGYLLTGSPAMLSETYHSVSDTGNQVFLLIGIRFGAQDATRAHPFGYGKAQFFYSFLVSVLLFGIAGWESAKHGYDALVHGGVHRASEDVTLFGASFDPILVNYAVLIGAIIFEAWAFKKAYEAITKQMAEQGWSTLREAFRKTSDVTTLTALTEDAIALGGAGIALLGVYLTRVTENPVYDAASALLIGLMLMGFAVALAWENKRLLIGESVPKEKERELREIVAGGDGVVEVVDFRTVYFGPNRILVAADVAFDPSIDADEMDDLITRLEDDVIAANSGVKKVYIEPETA; from the coding sequence ATGGCAAGCAGCAAATCAGTCGTCCTCGCCGCCCTGGTCGCCAACGGGGCCATCGCCGTCATGAAGTTCCTCGGCTACCTCCTGACGGGCAGCCCCGCGATGCTGTCGGAGACGTACCACTCCGTCTCCGACACGGGCAATCAGGTGTTTCTCCTGATCGGCATCCGCTTCGGCGCGCAGGACGCGACGCGGGCGCACCCCTTCGGCTACGGCAAGGCGCAGTTCTTCTACAGCTTCCTCGTCAGCGTGCTCCTCTTCGGCATCGCCGGCTGGGAGAGCGCGAAACACGGCTACGACGCGCTGGTCCACGGCGGCGTCCACCGGGCCAGCGAGGACGTCACCCTGTTTGGGGCCTCGTTCGACCCCATCCTCGTGAACTACGCCGTCCTGATCGGCGCGATCATCTTCGAGGCGTGGGCGTTCAAGAAGGCGTACGAGGCCATCACCAAACAGATGGCCGAGCAGGGCTGGTCGACGCTCCGCGAGGCGTTCCGCAAGACCAGCGACGTGACGACGCTGACGGCGCTGACCGAGGACGCCATCGCCCTGGGCGGTGCGGGGATCGCCCTGCTCGGCGTCTACCTCACCCGGGTGACCGAGAACCCAGTCTACGACGCCGCCAGCGCCCTGCTCATCGGGCTGATGCTGATGGGCTTTGCGGTCGCGCTGGCGTGGGAGAACAAGCGGCTCCTGATCGGGGAGAGCGTCCCGAAGGAGAAGGAGCGTGAACTCCGCGAGATCGTCGCGGGCGGCGACGGCGTCGTCGAAGTCGTCGACTTCCGGACGGTGTACTTCGGGCCGAACCGCATCCTCGTCGCCGCGGACGTGGCGTTCGACCCGTCGATCGACGCCGACGAGATGGACGATCTGATCACCCGGCTGGAGGACGACGTGATCGCGGCCAACTCCGGCGTGAAGAAGGTGTACATCGAGCCGGAGACGGCGTAG
- a CDS encoding ATP-dependent DNA helicase, producing the protein MSETNGYMRFFPYEDPYDDQREAMDRIYNALSRRQDVLFEGACGTGKTLSALVPALEYARESDKTVVITTNVHQQMRQFVTEARQITRQEPIRAVVFKGKASMCHIDVGFEECQVLRDNTYELIDAERDRDQLERRQEELLAESQEGDERAAEARSAVMDELDAVEAQVEDLEEANTCEHYYNNLAADTDEFYDWLFEDVRTPEDVYEYAGERTLCGYELLKDGMEGVDLVVCNYHHLLDPAIREQFFRWLGRDPEDVITVFDEAHNVEGAARDHATRTLTENTLDQALDELDESDDPRAAAASNVVGAFRAALVETYDDALGFGERERVGENWEDVAIANEEGRDDLTRAFLQGYTGPGVDEDLAAAAELGRELDEEYEEAYKRGDATTRTECQTLQAATFISSWVDEGAALGQYPVVSVRRDAGTGDVYGRAELYTCIPQEVTGQLFDEVYASVLMSATLRPFDVMGDVLGLESPVTMAYGLSFPAERRRTFAAETPALFASERDDPDTQAAVAGALSDAVRFTPGNTLAFFPSYAEAERYHELLDVEATVYRDEPGDSVEELRREFTDSDDAVLCTSLWGTLAEGVSFDGDDARTVVVVGVPYPHLDDRAKAVQAAYGAAFSERGEDAGWEYAVEIPTIRKTRQALGRVIRAPDDFGVRVLLDERYTETASAEMGKYGVHDSFPPEEREEMVDVDPTKLKFAMLNFYQGLDAYDGEPPTP; encoded by the coding sequence GTGTCAGAGACGAACGGGTACATGCGCTTCTTCCCGTACGAGGACCCCTACGACGACCAGCGGGAGGCGATGGACCGCATCTACAACGCGCTGTCCCGCCGGCAGGACGTGCTGTTCGAGGGGGCCTGTGGCACCGGGAAGACGCTGTCGGCGCTCGTGCCCGCCCTGGAGTACGCCCGGGAGTCGGACAAGACGGTCGTCATCACGACCAACGTTCACCAGCAGATGCGCCAGTTCGTCACCGAGGCCCGCCAGATCACCCGCCAGGAGCCGATCAGGGCGGTCGTGTTCAAGGGGAAGGCGTCGATGTGCCACATCGACGTCGGCTTCGAGGAGTGTCAGGTGCTCCGGGACAACACGTACGAACTGATCGACGCCGAGCGGGACCGCGACCAGCTCGAACGCCGCCAGGAGGAACTGCTCGCGGAGAGCCAGGAGGGCGATGAGCGCGCCGCCGAGGCCCGCAGCGCGGTGATGGACGAACTCGACGCCGTCGAGGCGCAGGTCGAGGACCTGGAGGAGGCAAACACCTGTGAGCACTACTACAACAACCTCGCGGCCGACACCGACGAGTTCTACGACTGGCTGTTCGAGGACGTGCGCACGCCCGAGGACGTGTACGAGTACGCGGGCGAGCGGACGCTGTGTGGCTACGAACTGCTGAAAGACGGGATGGAGGGGGTCGACCTCGTCGTCTGTAACTACCACCACCTGCTCGACCCGGCGATCCGCGAGCAGTTCTTCCGGTGGCTGGGCCGGGACCCGGAGGACGTGATCACCGTCTTCGACGAGGCCCACAACGTCGAGGGGGCGGCCCGCGACCACGCGACCCGGACGCTGACGGAGAACACGCTGGACCAGGCGCTCGACGAACTCGACGAGAGCGACGACCCGCGGGCCGCCGCGGCGAGCAACGTCGTCGGCGCATTCCGGGCGGCGCTGGTCGAGACGTACGACGACGCGCTGGGCTTCGGCGAGCGCGAGCGCGTCGGCGAGAACTGGGAGGACGTCGCCATCGCCAACGAGGAGGGCCGCGACGACCTCACCCGCGCGTTCCTGCAGGGGTACACCGGCCCCGGCGTCGACGAGGACCTGGCGGCCGCGGCGGAACTGGGCCGGGAACTCGACGAGGAGTACGAGGAGGCCTACAAGCGCGGCGACGCGACGACCCGAACCGAGTGCCAGACGCTCCAGGCGGCGACCTTCATCTCCTCGTGGGTCGACGAGGGCGCGGCGCTGGGGCAGTACCCCGTCGTCTCGGTCCGCCGGGACGCGGGCACCGGCGACGTGTACGGGCGGGCCGAACTGTACACCTGTATTCCCCAGGAGGTGACGGGCCAGCTGTTCGATGAGGTGTACGCGAGCGTGCTGATGAGCGCCACCCTCCGGCCGTTCGACGTGATGGGCGACGTGCTCGGTCTGGAGTCGCCCGTGACGATGGCGTACGGGCTGAGCTTCCCGGCGGAGCGCCGCCGGACGTTCGCGGCGGAGACGCCCGCGCTGTTCGCCAGCGAGCGCGACGACCCGGACACGCAGGCGGCGGTGGCTGGCGCGCTCTCGGACGCCGTCCGCTTCACGCCCGGCAACACGCTCGCTTTCTTCCCGAGCTACGCCGAGGCCGAGCGGTACCACGAACTGCTGGACGTCGAGGCGACCGTCTACCGCGACGAGCCGGGCGACTCCGTCGAGGAGCTACGCCGGGAGTTCACCGACAGCGACGACGCCGTCCTGTGTACGTCGCTGTGGGGGACGCTGGCGGAGGGCGTGAGCTTCGACGGCGACGACGCCCGCACCGTCGTCGTGGTCGGCGTCCCCTACCCCCACCTCGACGACCGGGCGAAGGCGGTGCAGGCGGCCTACGGCGCGGCGTTTTCCGAGCGCGGCGAGGACGCCGGCTGGGAGTACGCCGTCGAGATCCCGACCATCCGCAAGACGCGGCAGGCGCTCGGCCGGGTGATCCGCGCGCCGGACGACTTCGGGGTGCGGGTCCTGCTCGACGAGCGCTACACGGAGACGGCGAGCGCGGAGATGGGGAAGTACGGCGTCCACGACTCGTTCCCGCCGGAGGAGCGGGAGGAGATGGTCGACGTGGACCCGACGAAGCTGAAGTTCGCGATGCTGAACTTCTATCAGGGGCTGGACGCGTACGACGGGGAGCCGCCGACGCCGTAG
- a CDS encoding 2'-5' RNA ligase family protein, with translation MLSLNAPIPGRVARLAADLHPELVAFDEIREHHSLLVKRLGDPDHLPPVQHDVRRTLAGAPAFEVGVTGVGYFPNPPMGPAPVLYLSVESPGLREVHGRLVERFGAVDGLEGDEYTPHVTLARGGDEAVAERLTELDVEPVTWAVNELRFRDARYGETVSTVSLPA, from the coding sequence GTGCTCAGTCTCAACGCCCCGATCCCGGGCCGCGTCGCCCGACTCGCCGCCGACCTCCATCCGGAGCTGGTGGCGTTCGACGAGATCCGGGAGCACCACTCGCTGCTGGTCAAGCGGCTCGGCGACCCCGACCACCTCCCGCCGGTCCAGCACGACGTCCGGCGGACGCTCGCCGGTGCGCCCGCGTTCGAGGTCGGGGTCACCGGCGTGGGGTACTTCCCGAACCCGCCGATGGGGCCGGCCCCGGTGCTGTACCTGAGCGTCGAGAGCCCCGGCCTCCGGGAGGTCCACGGCCGCCTCGTCGAGCGCTTCGGCGCGGTCGACGGACTGGAGGGCGACGAGTACACGCCCCACGTCACCCTCGCCCGCGGCGGCGACGAGGCGGTCGCCGAGCGGCTGACGGAACTCGACGTCGAGCCGGTGACGTGGGCGGTCAACGAACTGCGGTTCCGCGACGCGCGCTACGGCGAGACCGTCAGCACCGTCTCCTTGCCCGCGTGA
- a CDS encoding DUF7554 family protein, whose translation MRDTRGDIEVETLLKLVLGLLAVLLVLEIVGFFVDGLLALLGPLRPLVTLVVLVLIVLWLLDRL comes from the coding sequence ATGCGTGATACCAGGGGGGACATCGAGGTAGAGACCCTGCTGAAGCTCGTGCTCGGGCTGCTTGCGGTCCTGCTCGTGCTGGAGATAGTCGGCTTCTTCGTCGACGGACTGCTCGCCCTGCTCGGACCGCTCCGGCCGCTGGTGACGCTGGTCGTGCTGGTGCTCATCGTGCTCTGGCTGCTTGACCGGCTCTGA
- a CDS encoding helix-turn-helix transcriptional regulator, with amino-acid sequence MQGRTAGTVRAACLALVLLTAVAVPAVASPAFDGGQEGDPAPHEVVSQDVETDEIRILVSVDENGTARWELQYWTRLDDENTTQAFEDLRRDIEANPGNYTADFRERIEGTVGAAENDTGREMAARNVSVAADRRAIPDEYGVVTYSFTWEGFAAVDGDGIRIGDAIRGFFLSSETRLTVEWPAGYDADVSPDPDDGGDASATWRGSMTDFASDEPSIVLTPAGGGSDGGADGGGAADGDVGSGWLLAALALVGVAAAGVAALRFRDGGLGGADDETPDADDGGAAAEPPDAGDDGDASAAADADGDADDGPPPELLSNEERVLRLLDQRGGRMKQQEVVEALDWTEAKTSQVVGDLRDEGKLESFRLGRENVLSLPGEGPDEAEP; translated from the coding sequence ATGCAGGGACGCACGGCCGGAACCGTACGGGCGGCCTGTCTCGCGCTGGTCCTGCTGACCGCGGTGGCGGTTCCCGCGGTCGCGTCGCCGGCGTTCGACGGGGGGCAGGAGGGTGATCCGGCCCCCCACGAGGTGGTCAGTCAGGACGTCGAAACCGACGAGATACGGATCCTCGTCTCGGTCGACGAGAACGGGACCGCCCGGTGGGAGCTACAGTACTGGACGCGCCTCGACGACGAGAACACGACGCAGGCGTTCGAGGACCTGCGGCGGGACATCGAGGCCAACCCCGGGAACTACACCGCGGACTTCCGCGAGCGCATCGAGGGCACCGTCGGCGCGGCAGAGAACGACACCGGACGGGAGATGGCCGCGCGGAACGTGTCCGTCGCCGCCGACCGCCGCGCGATCCCCGACGAGTACGGCGTCGTCACCTACTCGTTCACGTGGGAGGGGTTCGCCGCCGTCGACGGCGACGGGATCCGGATCGGCGACGCGATACGCGGGTTCTTCCTCAGCAGCGAGACGCGGCTGACGGTCGAGTGGCCGGCGGGCTACGACGCCGACGTGTCGCCGGACCCCGACGACGGCGGCGACGCGTCCGCCACCTGGCGGGGGTCGATGACGGACTTCGCGTCCGACGAGCCGTCGATAGTTCTCACGCCCGCGGGCGGGGGGTCGGACGGCGGCGCTGACGGGGGCGGTGCGGCCGACGGCGACGTCGGATCGGGCTGGCTCCTCGCGGCGCTGGCGCTGGTCGGGGTCGCCGCCGCGGGCGTCGCCGCGCTCCGGTTCCGGGACGGCGGCCTCGGCGGGGCGGACGACGAGACCCCGGACGCCGACGACGGTGGGGCCGCCGCGGAACCGCCTGACGCGGGCGACGACGGCGATGCGTCTGCCGCCGCCGACGCGGACGGCGACGCGGACGACGGGCCACCCCCGGAACTGCTCAGCAACGAGGAGCGCGTGCTCCGCCTGCTCGACCAGCGCGGGGGACGCATGAAACAGCAGGAGGTCGTCGAGGCCTTAGACTGGACCGAGGCCAAGACGAGCCAGGTGGTCGGCGACCTCCGCGACGAGGGGAAACTGGAGAGCTTCCGGCTGGGCCGCGAGAACGTGCTGTCGCTCCCCGGCGAGGGGCCGGACGAGGCGGAGCCGTAG
- a CDS encoding argininosuccinate synthase, whose product MERVALAFSGGLDTTVCVGLLEEEYGYDEVIGVTVDVGQPDEEFDEAEETAEALGVDQYVVDAREEFATLCLDSLKANATYQGYPLGTALARPVIATAILETAKEHDCDAVAHGCTGKGNDQLRFEAVWRDSDLDVIAPVRELELTREWEMEYAEERGLPVESGNEGDWSIDTNLWSRSVEGAKLEDPGYVPPEDIYEWTDAPGTAGDTDLVEIEFHDGEPVAVDGEEYGPVELIEHLNERAGAYGVGRTDMMEDRMLGLKVRENYEHPAATVLLNAHEALEGLVLTQEERDFKEQVDQQWANKAYQGLIDAPLVRALEGFIDETQSRVTGTATVKLEGGSARPVARESEYAAYSEDAASFNTETVEGQGITQKDATGVAKYHGFQGRLANAVTDAANQKTLTPDGGDGEGD is encoded by the coding sequence ATGGAACGCGTGGCACTCGCCTTCTCGGGCGGACTCGACACCACGGTGTGCGTTGGACTGCTCGAAGAGGAGTACGGATACGACGAGGTGATCGGCGTCACCGTCGACGTCGGCCAGCCCGACGAGGAGTTCGACGAGGCCGAAGAGACCGCGGAAGCGCTCGGCGTCGACCAGTACGTCGTCGACGCGCGAGAGGAGTTCGCCACGCTGTGTCTCGACTCGCTGAAGGCGAACGCGACCTACCAGGGCTACCCGCTCGGCACCGCGCTGGCGCGCCCGGTGATCGCAACGGCGATCCTAGAGACCGCGAAGGAACACGACTGCGACGCCGTCGCGCACGGCTGTACCGGCAAGGGCAACGACCAGTTGCGCTTCGAGGCCGTCTGGCGCGACTCCGACCTGGACGTCATCGCGCCCGTCCGCGAACTCGAACTCACACGCGAGTGGGAGATGGAGTACGCCGAGGAGCGCGGCCTCCCGGTCGAGAGCGGCAACGAGGGCGACTGGTCGATCGACACGAACCTCTGGAGCCGCTCGGTCGAGGGCGCGAAGCTGGAGGACCCGGGCTACGTCCCGCCGGAGGACATCTACGAGTGGACCGACGCCCCCGGCACGGCGGGCGATACGGACCTTGTTGAGATCGAGTTCCACGACGGCGAGCCGGTCGCCGTCGACGGCGAGGAGTACGGCCCCGTCGAGCTGATCGAGCACCTGAACGAGCGCGCCGGCGCGTACGGCGTCGGCCGCACGGACATGATGGAGGACCGCATGCTCGGCCTGAAGGTGCGCGAGAACTACGAGCACCCCGCCGCGACCGTCCTGCTGAACGCCCACGAGGCGCTGGAGGGGCTCGTCCTCACCCAGGAGGAGCGCGACTTCAAGGAGCAGGTCGACCAGCAGTGGGCGAACAAGGCCTACCAGGGCCTCATCGACGCGCCGCTCGTCCGCGCGCTGGAGGGGTTCATCGACGAGACCCAGTCCCGCGTCACGGGCACCGCGACGGTCAAGCTCGAGGGCGGGAGCGCCCGCCCGGTGGCCCGCGAGAGCGAGTACGCCGCCTACTCCGAGGACGCGGCGTCGTTCAACACCGAGACGGTCGAGGGACAGGGGATCACCCAGAAGGACGCCACCGGCGTCGCCAAGTACCACGGCTTCCAGGGTCGCCTGGCGAACGCGGTCACCGACGCCGCGAACCAGAAGACGCTGACGCCCGACGGCGGCGACGGCGAGGGGGACTGA
- the argH gene encoding argininosuccinate lyase — protein sequence MTEGSSGDVVRRDRFSGGPAREFLSSLDADRRIFEADLAVDRAHVTMLAEQGIVEDAVAGEILAALDDVEAAGHGALPDGEDVHAAIETAVIERVGDEGGKMHTARSRNDEVATCIRYRLREDLLDAAEATLGLREALTEAAAAHDATVMPGYTHLQPAQPTTVAHWLLSYESAVARDTERLLDAYDRTNRSPLGAAAFAGTPFDVDRERTADLLGFETVVGNSMDASSARDFLLEATTALANHATTLSGLAEDLVLFANRGYVDLHDDYASTSSIMPQKKNPDTLELVRATAGDAASGVNGLLTTLKGLPRAYNRDLQRATPHAWVTVDTVVEAADVAAGAVATAEWEADALAAAAGEGFSTATGVADLLAMHGLPFRSAHEMVAAAAERMEGRSAEESAEADYDALDAAAREVLGDPLSAYVDREDVLAALDPAESVESRDSAGGPAADAVAAQIGEAETALAVHGEAVETERDLLADAAETLRAEVASYD from the coding sequence ATGACCGAGGGGAGCTCCGGCGACGTGGTGCGTCGCGACCGCTTCAGCGGCGGCCCCGCCCGCGAGTTCCTCTCCTCGCTCGACGCGGACCGGCGCATCTTCGAGGCGGACCTTGCGGTCGACCGCGCGCACGTGACGATGCTCGCCGAGCAGGGCATCGTCGAGGACGCGGTGGCCGGCGAGATACTCGCCGCGCTGGACGACGTCGAGGCGGCGGGCCACGGCGCGCTCCCCGACGGCGAGGACGTCCACGCCGCCATCGAGACGGCGGTGATCGAGCGCGTCGGCGACGAGGGCGGGAAGATGCACACCGCCCGCTCGCGCAACGACGAGGTGGCGACCTGCATCCGCTACCGCCTGCGCGAGGACCTGCTGGACGCCGCCGAGGCGACGCTGGGGCTGCGCGAGGCGCTGACGGAGGCGGCCGCGGCACACGACGCGACGGTGATGCCCGGCTACACGCACCTCCAGCCCGCCCAGCCGACGACGGTGGCCCACTGGCTGCTGTCCTACGAGTCCGCGGTCGCCCGCGACACCGAGCGCCTGCTCGACGCGTATGACCGGACGAACCGCTCGCCGCTGGGCGCGGCGGCATTCGCGGGCACCCCCTTCGACGTGGACCGCGAGCGGACCGCCGACCTGCTCGGCTTCGAGACGGTCGTCGGCAACTCGATGGACGCCAGTTCGGCCCGGGACTTCCTGCTGGAGGCGACGACGGCGCTGGCCAACCACGCAACGACGCTGTCGGGGCTGGCGGAGGACCTGGTGCTGTTCGCGAACAGGGGGTACGTCGACCTGCACGACGACTACGCCTCGACGTCGTCGATCATGCCCCAGAAGAAAAACCCCGACACGCTGGAGCTGGTCCGCGCGACCGCGGGCGACGCAGCGAGCGGGGTCAACGGCCTGCTGACGACGCTGAAGGGCCTGCCCCGTGCGTACAACCGCGACCTGCAGCGCGCGACGCCCCACGCCTGGGTGACGGTCGACACCGTCGTCGAGGCGGCCGACGTCGCCGCGGGCGCGGTCGCCACCGCCGAGTGGGAGGCCGACGCGCTCGCCGCCGCGGCGGGCGAGGGGTTCTCGACGGCCACCGGCGTCGCGGACCTGCTGGCGATGCACGGGCTGCCGTTCCGCTCGGCCCACGAGATGGTCGCCGCGGCGGCCGAGCGCATGGAGGGACGCAGTGCCGAGGAGTCGGCCGAGGCGGACTACGACGCGCTGGACGCGGCGGCCCGCGAGGTGCTCGGCGACCCGCTGTCGGCGTACGTCGACCGCGAGGACGTGCTGGCCGCGCTGGACCCCGCCGAGAGCGTGGAGAGCCGCGACTCGGCGGGCGGCCCCGCGGCCGACGCCGTCGCGGCCCAGATCGGCGAGGCCGAGACGGCGCTGGCGGTCCACGGCGAGGCCGTCGAGACGGAGCGCGACCTGCTCGCGGACGCCGCGGAGACGCTCCGCGCGGAGGTGGCGTCGTATGACTGA
- the lysW gene encoding lysine biosynthesis protein LysW yields the protein MAECVECGADVALHDDLEAGEILDCTTCGAELEVTDTNPPVLEKAPELEEDWGE from the coding sequence ATGGCGGAATGCGTTGAGTGTGGGGCCGACGTCGCCCTGCACGACGACCTCGAAGCGGGAGAGATACTCGACTGTACAACCTGCGGCGCTGAGCTCGAAGTCACCGACACGAACCCGCCGGTCCTCGAGAAGGCCCCCGAGCTGGAAGAGGACTGGGGGGAGTAA